The following proteins are co-located in the Leptospira weilii genome:
- a CDS encoding ABC transporter ATP-binding protein → MIKVKNLSKFYGKKLAIDRLNFELGEGEIVGLLGLNGAGKTTTIRILTGYLIASDGICEIDGTNTFENPLEVKKKIGYLPETPPLYPELSVEDYLKFAARIKQVSSESIDSEIARVCERTFLTDVRKSNIETLSLGFRKRVGIAQALLGNPRIIILDEPVSGLDPKQIVEIRNLIHSLKEGHTILLSSHILPEVYKTCNRFLFLHKGRMVYQRDRKQLEEEMEKLSGLEVTLSGANPESGKKYLSSLPGVNVDKIQSIGEDSRGNTFLVSTSTEREFKEKLFASASSSPRLEYIRKQEVTLEQIFMNQV, encoded by the coding sequence ATGATCAAAGTTAAAAATCTATCTAAATTCTATGGTAAGAAACTCGCCATAGATCGCCTGAATTTTGAGTTGGGAGAGGGAGAAATCGTAGGTCTTCTCGGTCTGAACGGAGCCGGAAAAACCACCACGATTCGAATTCTCACCGGATATCTAATCGCGTCCGACGGGATCTGTGAAATCGACGGAACGAACACTTTCGAGAATCCTCTCGAAGTAAAAAAGAAGATCGGTTATCTTCCAGAAACGCCTCCTCTTTATCCCGAGCTTTCCGTAGAAGACTATCTCAAGTTCGCCGCGAGAATTAAACAAGTTTCTTCCGAATCGATTGATTCGGAGATCGCAAGAGTTTGCGAAAGAACATTTCTCACGGATGTCCGTAAGAGTAACATCGAAACTCTTTCTCTCGGCTTTCGTAAAAGAGTGGGGATTGCGCAAGCGTTACTTGGAAATCCGAGAATTATCATTCTCGACGAGCCCGTTTCTGGACTCGATCCGAAACAAATTGTGGAAATCAGAAATCTCATTCATTCTTTGAAAGAAGGACATACGATTCTGCTTTCGAGCCACATTCTTCCCGAAGTTTACAAAACTTGCAATCGCTTCTTATTTTTGCATAAGGGGAGAATGGTATATCAAAGAGATAGAAAACAACTTGAAGAGGAAATGGAAAAACTTTCGGGCCTTGAAGTCACTCTTTCGGGAGCAAACCCCGAGTCCGGTAAAAAATATCTTTCCTCACTTCCCGGAGTGAACGTGGATAAAATTCAATCGATCGGAGAAGATTCTAGAGGCAACACATTCCTTGTTTCCACTTCCACCGAAAGGGAATTTAAGGAAAAACTTTTCGCATCCGCGTCTTCCTCTCCCCGTTTGGAATACATTCGCAAACAGGAAGTCACCTTAGAACAGATTTTTATGAACCAGGTTTGA
- a CDS encoding ABC transporter permease, whose product MLQNIKWIFFKEVKVFFGTFMAPLVFGGTAFLNSLFVLILNFNSGTNYVDTTVITFLSFMSTIIIAMLILAMGSITEERNRGTLEFLFTAPVTDLEIVAGKFAFGTLICLLISVFVNGLFPIFLYSFWKAPLYIVVSGTIGVFLLGIFSFAIGLFGSSLGKNQMISLLISIVIILTLWVSGYFSYLFDSVTRKILYHLHIFSHFISFCKGVLPLNGIVFFVSGALFFLYLTVKVLESRRWRG is encoded by the coding sequence ATGCTTCAAAATATTAAATGGATTTTTTTCAAAGAAGTGAAAGTGTTCTTCGGAACCTTTATGGCTCCTTTGGTTTTCGGCGGAACAGCCTTTTTGAATTCTCTTTTCGTATTAATTCTGAATTTTAATTCAGGTACGAATTATGTTGATACCACGGTCATCACTTTTCTTTCTTTCATGTCAACGATTATCATCGCGATGCTGATTCTCGCGATGGGAAGTATTACCGAAGAAAGAAACCGAGGAACTTTGGAGTTTCTTTTTACGGCTCCCGTCACGGATTTGGAAATCGTCGCGGGCAAGTTCGCATTCGGAACTCTGATTTGTCTTTTGATTTCCGTATTTGTAAATGGTTTGTTTCCGATTTTTCTTTATTCTTTTTGGAAAGCTCCTCTTTACATAGTGGTTTCGGGAACGATTGGAGTTTTTCTTTTGGGAATTTTTTCCTTCGCGATAGGACTTTTCGGAAGCAGCCTCGGTAAGAATCAGATGATTTCACTTCTGATTTCGATCGTGATCATTCTGACTCTTTGGGTATCGGGATATTTTTCGTACCTGTTCGATTCGGTTACGAGAAAGATTCTCTATCACCTTCACATTTTTTCGCATTTCATTTCGTTTTGCAAAGGAGTTCTGCCTTTGAACGGAATCGTTTTCTTTGTCAGCGGTGCCTTATTCTTCCTTTATCTCACCGTAAAAGTTTTGGAATCTAGGAGATGGAGAGGATGA
- a CDS encoding Gldg family protein has translation MKKSVLLRIFPWVSLVSLFLYFPVRDSIQLPVNRWLWMGLVLVILILEPTYRWFQKKNIQEEWNSYISAGLGLIAFGIYHLRVFLEELALKSNSVNSGNERIREILLVLLVLCTIAFLILTLLKELGKDSEGAQSVLKTSKQALVRYFIMNLAIVFVVLVIVNYISVMRNHNFDLSSKGQYSFSPTAVKILKSVNKEVEVIAFYPRPLENSPSSDKANSFSLRRIRPDLEIYLDQLKSLSPQFKTRFINADVELDDLAEFGQVSNGIILLRTKKPLAENGKQYAEQRLSIREKSDLEDLERKIVQAVVNITTEEKNIYFTQSNGERFSSIFQNLPNEKIGILSNSLSFLNFKVKGLGIAEGWPSQIPENTDVLIIAGPTVAFSKEAQTAILDFIEKKKGKIFITIDPKGTENFLWLLEKSGYEFVKGPLSQVQGQAGMILAKSFRKHPIEEALSRKDMGVVFPFAGYFAPQTTPQSGGKNLEAFPLMESGGESILDKNNNGKQDNGEERRNVILGMILKTIPKVQKEETKQNSATGLAEQDSQNDPNSPQVPGLKPENKTAHQNTNTDLKEEGRIVIFSGTSWITDQFISYETNYELATSSITWMYQDLSLSSIQPKKEEINTASLTEVQKRVVWILGMFIFPGLIAFASSVVLIQKRKREGEES, from the coding sequence ATGAAAAAATCCGTATTACTGAGAATTTTTCCGTGGGTTTCCCTTGTTTCCTTATTTTTGTATTTTCCGGTCCGAGACAGTATTCAATTGCCCGTCAATCGTTGGCTTTGGATGGGATTGGTATTGGTGATTCTGATTTTAGAACCGACCTATCGTTGGTTTCAAAAAAAGAATATTCAAGAAGAATGGAATTCTTATATATCCGCCGGTCTGGGTCTTATCGCTTTCGGAATCTATCATCTCCGCGTATTTTTGGAAGAACTTGCGCTGAAATCCAATTCGGTCAACTCCGGAAACGAAAGAATCCGGGAAATTCTTCTGGTTCTTCTGGTTCTTTGTACGATCGCATTTCTGATTCTGACTTTATTGAAGGAGTTGGGAAAGGATTCCGAGGGCGCGCAGAGTGTTTTGAAGACTTCAAAGCAAGCCCTAGTGCGTTACTTCATCATGAATCTTGCGATCGTTTTTGTTGTTCTCGTGATCGTAAATTACATTTCCGTAATGCGAAACCATAACTTCGACTTGAGTTCCAAAGGCCAGTATTCTTTTAGTCCGACAGCCGTCAAAATCCTAAAAAGCGTCAACAAGGAAGTAGAAGTGATCGCTTTTTATCCAAGACCTCTGGAAAATTCCCCTTCGAGCGATAAGGCCAATTCCTTTTCTTTGAGAAGAATTCGTCCGGATTTGGAAATCTATTTGGATCAATTGAAATCCTTAAGTCCACAGTTTAAGACTCGTTTTATCAACGCAGACGTAGAGCTGGACGATCTTGCCGAATTTGGCCAGGTATCGAATGGAATCATACTCCTTAGAACCAAAAAACCTTTGGCGGAAAACGGAAAACAATACGCTGAACAAAGACTTTCGATCCGAGAAAAAAGCGATTTGGAAGATTTGGAACGTAAGATTGTACAAGCAGTCGTAAACATCACAACCGAAGAAAAGAATATTTATTTTACCCAATCCAACGGAGAAAGGTTCTCTTCGATCTTTCAAAATCTTCCGAACGAAAAAATCGGAATTTTATCTAACTCTTTAAGTTTTTTAAACTTTAAAGTGAAAGGGCTCGGAATCGCGGAAGGTTGGCCGTCTCAAATTCCGGAAAATACAGACGTTTTGATAATTGCGGGACCAACCGTCGCTTTTTCGAAAGAAGCGCAAACCGCCATTTTAGATTTTATCGAAAAGAAAAAGGGAAAAATTTTCATTACGATCGATCCGAAAGGAACGGAAAATTTTCTATGGCTTTTGGAAAAATCGGGTTATGAATTTGTAAAAGGACCTCTTTCCCAAGTTCAGGGACAAGCTGGAATGATTCTCGCAAAGTCTTTTAGAAAACATCCGATCGAAGAAGCTTTAAGTAGAAAGGATATGGGGGTCGTGTTTCCATTTGCCGGTTACTTTGCTCCACAGACGACTCCCCAATCCGGCGGTAAAAATTTAGAAGCATTTCCTTTGATGGAATCCGGCGGAGAATCTATATTAGATAAAAATAATAATGGAAAACAGGATAACGGGGAAGAAAGAAGAAACGTAATCCTCGGGATGATTTTGAAGACGATTCCGAAAGTTCAGAAAGAAGAAACAAAACAAAACTCAGCGACCGGTTTGGCTGAACAAGATTCACAGAACGATCCGAACTCTCCTCAGGTTCCGGGCTTAAAACCGGAAAACAAAACTGCTCATCAAAATACGAATACCGATTTGAAAGAAGAAGGTAGAATTGTGATTTTTTCGGGAACGTCTTGGATCACCGATCAGTTTATTTCTTACGAAACAAACTACGAACTCGCTACTTCTTCGATTACCTGGATGTATCAGGATCTCTCTTTGTCTTCCATTCAGCCGAAGAAAGAAGAAATCAATACGGCTTCTTTAACCGAGGTTCAGAAGAGGGTCGTTTGGATTTTAGGAATGTTTATTTTTCCGGGCTTGATCGCGTTCGCTTCCTCCGTTGTTCTGATTCAAAAACGTAAACGAGAAGGTGAAGAATCTTGA
- a CDS encoding DUF4340 domain-containing protein, giving the protein MKRTLLLLFTLVALALSFFFLEEKKEDQSEISVWEIDIDEIEYQPPKNSWEGEDISAFYRMPIVLKKQKDIRKNAYFLTVHSKDSETGETLVFEGGYNAENIFREFSVLKAKGVEPIADGKVAASLQLNENSPQILLKSSGKLLKKIWIGKKKSFDSTRIVREGNEVLIVQGNTSDRFTRGIGEFRQKQLVNLRDESIVETIWEEEGKTLHLDNHPYKDQTVKKNFWRRLSGKPISLEQSLGNSWNNQVISQLVELYPDDPNGAGYAVAKSLTNVPADASLKIRISNDDWITLRYYPKTNINSIDYRPTIRIINGKFSEPPFYIREDSFLRLKEVVGNLEKAEQKKEEPANQNSLPKNPNIPSPQK; this is encoded by the coding sequence TTGAAGCGGACACTCCTTCTTCTTTTTACGTTAGTTGCTCTTGCTCTTAGTTTTTTCTTTTTGGAAGAAAAAAAAGAAGATCAGTCGGAAATTTCCGTTTGGGAAATTGACATAGACGAAATCGAATATCAGCCCCCTAAAAATTCTTGGGAAGGGGAAGACATCTCCGCTTTTTATCGGATGCCTATCGTTCTTAAAAAACAAAAAGACATCAGAAAAAACGCCTATTTTCTCACCGTTCACTCTAAGGATTCTGAAACTGGAGAAACCTTAGTGTTCGAAGGCGGTTATAACGCGGAGAATATTTTTCGAGAATTTTCCGTTTTGAAAGCGAAAGGCGTCGAACCGATCGCGGATGGAAAGGTAGCCGCCTCATTGCAGTTAAATGAAAATTCTCCGCAGATTCTTTTGAAGTCTTCCGGAAAATTGCTGAAAAAAATTTGGATCGGTAAAAAGAAATCCTTCGACTCCACGAGAATCGTGCGAGAAGGGAATGAGGTTCTTATCGTTCAAGGAAACACTTCGGATCGTTTTACGAGAGGAATCGGGGAATTTAGACAGAAACAACTCGTGAATCTAAGAGACGAATCCATAGTCGAAACAATCTGGGAGGAAGAAGGAAAAACTCTTCATCTCGACAACCATCCTTACAAGGACCAAACGGTTAAGAAAAATTTTTGGAGAAGACTTTCCGGAAAACCAATTTCTTTAGAACAATCTCTGGGGAATTCTTGGAACAATCAAGTTATCAGCCAACTTGTAGAGTTGTATCCGGATGATCCCAACGGAGCAGGTTACGCCGTAGCCAAAAGTTTGACTAACGTTCCTGCGGATGCCTCTCTTAAAATTCGAATTTCCAACGATGATTGGATTACTTTGCGCTATTATCCGAAGACGAATATCAATTCCATCGATTACAGGCCTACAATTCGAATCATAAACGGAAAATTTTCCGAACCTCCTTTTTATATCCGTGAAGATAGTTTCTTGCGATTAAAGGAAGTTGTAGGGAATTTGGAAAAAGCTGAGCAAAAAAAGGAAGAGCCTGCAAATCAAAACTCACTTCCTAAAAACCCAAATATCCCTTCGCCCCAAAAATGA
- a CDS encoding UDP-N-acetylmuramate--L-alanine ligase, translated as MKIFLIGIGGIAMGNLAYMLQKSGHEVSGSDTGIYPPMSDKLKEWNIPYFEGFKAENVKGQDLIIVGNAISRGNPEVEEMLNSGLNYLSMPAAISEFFLKGKKVIVVAGTHGKTTTTFLIHHILKENEIEPGLFVGGIRKDGFPGFELGNGSYFVIEGDEYDTAFFDKSSKFLHYRPTYAVLNALDFDHADIFPDISAIETMFKRLINLVPGNGKIFYWSGSGSLKKMIQNVKFTKVEGFEWNRKDSFLTWKKHELFWGDQKLNPVLFGDHNYRNIEVAIRVCSEILKNQNPSGYKQGIAKAIDSFSGVKRRQDILFQSSTAVVVEDFAHHPVAVRETIHAVKKRFQGHKIISLFEPRSATSHRNVFQKEYSYSFIGSDLTILTEIHNLKKVSKDIRLDVKKLVQKLLKNSKTIPVYAKDPQELLVKLEKMIPQFTGQKILILAMSNGSFGGIYPGLVELARKHV; from the coding sequence TTGAAGATTTTTCTAATCGGAATCGGCGGCATCGCTATGGGCAATCTTGCTTATATGCTTCAGAAAAGCGGACACGAAGTTTCCGGCTCAGACACGGGTATTTACCCACCTATGTCCGATAAATTAAAAGAATGGAATATTCCTTACTTCGAAGGGTTTAAAGCCGAGAATGTTAAAGGCCAAGATTTGATCATCGTGGGGAACGCAATTTCCAGAGGAAATCCCGAAGTGGAGGAAATGCTCAATTCGGGACTAAACTATCTTTCTATGCCTGCGGCGATCAGCGAATTTTTTCTCAAAGGAAAAAAAGTGATCGTTGTCGCGGGAACGCACGGAAAGACCACCACTACATTCTTAATTCATCATATACTCAAAGAGAATGAAATCGAGCCCGGCTTGTTTGTCGGAGGAATCCGGAAGGACGGATTTCCAGGGTTCGAGCTTGGAAACGGATCTTATTTTGTCATCGAAGGGGACGAATATGATACCGCGTTTTTCGATAAGTCTTCGAAATTTTTACATTATAGACCGACTTATGCGGTGTTAAACGCACTGGATTTCGATCATGCGGATATTTTTCCCGACATTTCCGCAATCGAAACCATGTTCAAACGTCTGATCAATTTGGTTCCCGGAAACGGTAAAATTTTCTATTGGAGCGGCTCGGGTTCCCTCAAAAAAATGATCCAAAACGTCAAGTTTACAAAAGTGGAAGGTTTCGAGTGGAATCGAAAGGATTCTTTTCTTACTTGGAAAAAACACGAACTTTTTTGGGGAGATCAAAAACTAAATCCGGTTCTTTTCGGAGATCACAATTACAGAAACATAGAGGTTGCGATTCGTGTTTGTTCCGAAATTCTAAAAAACCAAAACCCTTCCGGTTACAAACAGGGAATCGCAAAAGCAATCGATTCTTTTTCGGGAGTTAAAAGAAGGCAAGATATTCTTTTCCAATCTTCGACCGCGGTCGTGGTGGAAGATTTCGCGCATCACCCGGTTGCAGTGCGTGAAACAATTCATGCGGTCAAAAAAAGATTTCAAGGCCATAAGATTATCTCCTTATTTGAACCAAGAAGCGCAACTTCTCATCGAAACGTTTTTCAGAAGGAATATTCATATTCTTTTATAGGTTCCGATCTAACCATTTTGACCGAGATTCATAATCTGAAAAAGGTTTCAAAAGACATTCGTTTGGACGTGAAAAAACTTGTTCAGAAACTTTTGAAAAACTCCAAAACAATCCCAGTTTATGCGAAGGATCCTCAAGAGTTACTTGTAAAACTTGAGAAAATGATTCCCCAATTTACGGGACAGAAAATTCTGATCCTAGCCATGTCCAACGGTTCCTTTGGCGGTATATATCCCGGACTCGTCGAGTTGGCTCGAAAACACGTATGA
- the pheS gene encoding phenylalanine--tRNA ligase subunit alpha: MNLSEELDSIYQEAIQKISSSISEEDLDRNKNDFIGKKGKLTAVLKNVASLSIEEKKTVGQKANELSKKLENFVLETKTSLKKKLFENQTAFEFFDALRPLTSPSNGSLHPITQIQYEIEDIFASMGFSIMDGPEIETDINNFGALNFTEDHPAREMQDTFYLENGNLLRTHTSAIQVRTLRKLKPPFRIIAPGRVFRYEEVDASHEHTFYQIEGMVVGKDISAANLIDTMQVLLSRIFEKEIKTRLRPGYFPFVEPGFELDINCLVCEGKGCPVCKQSGWLELLPCGLIHPNVLSHAGLDPKEWTGFAFGLGLDRLVMMRYGIHDIRYFQSGNLRFLKQF, from the coding sequence ATGAACTTATCCGAGGAACTGGATTCCATTTATCAAGAAGCCATTCAAAAAATCAGCTCTTCCATATCCGAAGAAGATTTAGATAGAAATAAAAACGATTTTATCGGTAAAAAAGGAAAGCTAACCGCAGTTCTCAAGAACGTGGCTTCGCTTTCCATCGAAGAAAAAAAGACCGTAGGCCAAAAAGCGAACGAACTTTCCAAAAAACTGGAGAACTTCGTTTTAGAAACAAAGACGTCGCTCAAGAAAAAGCTTTTCGAAAATCAGACGGCATTCGAATTTTTCGACGCACTTCGTCCCCTCACCAGTCCTTCTAACGGAAGCCTTCATCCGATTACTCAGATTCAATACGAGATCGAAGACATATTTGCATCGATGGGTTTCAGCATCATGGATGGCCCCGAAATCGAAACGGATATTAACAATTTCGGCGCCCTCAATTTTACCGAAGACCATCCAGCAAGGGAGATGCAAGATACGTTTTATCTGGAAAACGGAAATCTTCTCAGAACTCACACTTCCGCAATCCAAGTAAGAACATTAAGAAAGTTGAAACCTCCGTTTCGGATCATTGCTCCCGGAAGAGTGTTCCGTTACGAAGAAGTGGACGCTTCTCACGAACACACTTTTTACCAGATCGAAGGAATGGTCGTAGGTAAGGATATTTCAGCCGCCAATCTGATCGATACGATGCAGGTTCTTCTCTCTAGAATCTTCGAAAAAGAAATCAAAACCAGACTTAGGCCGGGATATTTTCCTTTTGTGGAACCCGGTTTCGAGCTTGATATCAACTGTCTTGTGTGCGAAGGGAAAGGTTGTCCCGTTTGTAAACAATCGGGCTGGCTGGAACTTTTACCCTGCGGTTTGATTCATCCAAATGTTCTTTCGCACGCGGGACTCGATCCGAAAGAATGGACTGGGTTTGCGTTCGGGCTCGGGCTCGATCGACTCGTGATGATGCGATACGGAATCCACGACATCCGCTACTTCCAATCGGGTAACCTTAGATTTTTAAAACAATTCTAA
- a CDS encoding acyl-CoA thioesterase, whose product MISTPIQTRWMDMDPFAHVSNSVFVSYLEIGRVDYCKRRFNVKDVFDVPFILARIEIDLKKSIEMRHQVEVQTSVTRIGNSSWDFESKIVETNTGNVFAIARTVQVAFDHITKSSIPIPQNVRVVLEEDLKEFQRQNKES is encoded by the coding sequence ATGATTTCCACCCCGATTCAGACTCGTTGGATGGACATGGATCCGTTCGCTCATGTCAGTAATTCCGTTTTTGTTTCTTATCTTGAGATCGGAAGAGTGGATTACTGTAAGCGTCGTTTTAACGTGAAAGACGTTTTCGATGTTCCGTTTATTCTCGCGAGAATCGAAATCGATCTCAAAAAATCGATCGAGATGCGCCATCAAGTGGAAGTGCAAACAAGCGTGACCCGAATCGGAAACAGTTCCTGGGATTTCGAGTCCAAAATCGTCGAAACAAACACCGGAAACGTTTTTGCAATTGCGAGAACCGTTCAAGTTGCGTTTGACCACATAACCAAATCCAGCATTCCGATCCCGCAAAATGTTCGAGTAGTTTTAGAAGAGGACCTCAAGGAATTTCAGAGACAGAACAAAGAAAGTTGA
- a CDS encoding WG repeat-containing protein: MTIKTQFSWRTALLSYFIFFACISKLVAHPCSTEFKMDTIEKDGASSIRLTPTNPNVFVIQPQFDRVGKFSNGLAPVLVGKKWGYIDFTGTLVIQFQFEDAHSFSEGLASVKIKNKWGYINSTGKIVIQPQFDEAKDYLESGAFDFSEGFASVKIGNKWGYIDHSGKIVIQPQFDMTDNFSEGFAAVEVREKWGYIDKTGKVVIQLKFLYPSSFSEGLASVGIIKSKSGGFSFGYIDTTGKVVIQPQFLGAESFENGFALVQYGPRMEYIDKAGNLQPRFNFEKKVERGSFRLISSNNKWGALFGSDTIFPTQFDYAEFASESFVSVKIGNKWGYVDFTKCSLSV; encoded by the coding sequence ATGACGATCAAAACACAATTTTCTTGGAGAACCGCTTTACTTTCATACTTTATATTCTTTGCATGTATTTCAAAGCTTGTAGCGCATCCGTGTTCAACCGAATTTAAAATGGACACGATTGAAAAAGACGGAGCCAGCTCTATTCGCCTAACGCCTACAAATCCGAATGTTTTCGTGATTCAGCCTCAATTCGATAGAGTCGGAAAATTTTCAAACGGTTTGGCGCCCGTCTTGGTAGGAAAGAAATGGGGATACATCGATTTTACTGGAACACTTGTAATTCAATTTCAATTTGAAGACGCACATTCTTTTTCAGAAGGTCTTGCATCTGTGAAGATTAAAAACAAATGGGGATACATTAATTCTACGGGAAAAATCGTGATTCAACCTCAATTTGATGAGGCTAAAGATTATTTAGAAAGCGGTGCATTTGATTTTTCAGAGGGTTTTGCATCCGTGAAGATTGGAAACAAATGGGGTTATATCGATCATTCTGGAAAGATTGTAATTCAACCTCAATTTGATATGACGGACAATTTTTCAGAGGGTTTTGCGGCTGTAGAGGTTAGAGAGAAATGGGGATATATTGATAAAACCGGAAAAGTGGTAATCCAACTTAAATTCTTATATCCAAGTTCCTTTTCAGAGGGGCTTGCTTCGGTAGGTATTATAAAAAGTAAATCGGGAGGATTCAGCTTTGGTTATATTGATACCACCGGAAAGGTTGTGATTCAACCTCAATTTCTTGGTGCAGAAAGCTTTGAAAATGGTTTCGCACTTGTTCAGTATGGCCCGAGAATGGAATACATTGATAAGGCTGGAAATCTCCAACCTCGATTTAATTTTGAAAAAAAAGTAGAAAGGGGCAGTTTTCGTCTTATCAGCAGCAATAATAAATGGGGGGCCTTGTTTGGTTCCGATACTATCTTTCCTACCCAATTTGATTACGCAGAATTTGCTTCAGAGAGTTTTGTATCTGTGAAGATTGGAAACAAATGGGGATATGTTGATTTTACGAAATGTTCTTTATCCGTATGA
- a CDS encoding type II toxin-antitoxin system HicB family antitoxin: protein MYVAQCLEVDVASQGETEQEALSNLQEALELHFENPVATLLPEIKKIQAEVSVA, encoded by the coding sequence ATGTATGTGGCCCAGTGCTTAGAGGTGGATGTTGCAAGCCAAGGAGAAACGGAACAAGAAGCGCTATCCAATTTGCAAGAAGCCTTAGAGTTACACTTTGAAAATCCTGTAGCGACTCTTTTGCCCGAGATTAAAAAGATTCAGGCGGAAGTGAGTGTCGCTTAA
- a CDS encoding LIC13305 family lipoprotein has translation MRINVKLVLSLLFVFIFLSSCSTAKEDKNTSDLLLFLLFQDRVENYDRDVQIITHTIVSSPGVSYDTNYSDEDLNYYKDLVIAEIARYPRGYFIKARAEKIIFTRNLYIKSIGGYAGALSRPAENTIFIDVLDRIKSFSEANDAYRPYYSTSRLSKIIHHELTHSMDDVMVYWWDPKWQSLNPPSFRYGSYDYSSPNPRRSSPNVPITPFWNPIDGFVSEYATSNFAEDRADVGGAIQGRQFSYLNEICAVDPIVAAKVRLTIDEMKRFWPYPGAENTAWKRRFDEIQCN, from the coding sequence CTTTTGTTTGTCTTTATCTTTCTTTCCTCTTGTTCCACTGCAAAAGAGGACAAAAATACATCCGATCTTCTTTTGTTTTTATTATTTCAAGATCGCGTTGAAAACTATGATCGTGACGTTCAAATCATAACTCATACGATAGTGTCATCCCCTGGAGTTTCCTACGATACCAACTATTCCGATGAAGATTTAAATTATTATAAAGATCTTGTAATAGCTGAAATTGCAAGGTATCCGAGAGGATATTTTATCAAAGCACGCGCAGAAAAAATAATATTCACTCGAAATCTCTATATAAAATCGATCGGTGGTTATGCAGGAGCTCTATCAAGACCGGCAGAAAATACGATATTTATAGACGTTCTGGACAGAATAAAATCCTTCTCAGAGGCAAATGACGCATATCGTCCATATTACAGCACAAGCAGGTTATCAAAGATAATACACCATGAACTCACTCACAGTATGGATGATGTGATGGTATATTGGTGGGATCCAAAATGGCAGTCGCTAAACCCTCCTTCCTTTCGATATGGAAGTTACGATTATTCTTCCCCCAATCCTCGTCGTTCCAGCCCCAACGTTCCTATTACTCCATTCTGGAATCCCATTGACGGTTTTGTGAGCGAATATGCCACATCCAATTTTGCGGAGGATAGAGCGGACGTCGGTGGTGCAATCCAAGGACGTCAATTTTCTTATTTAAATGAAATTTGCGCCGTCGATCCGATCGTTGCCGCAAAAGTGCGTTTGACGATTGATGAAATGAAACGCTTTTGGCCTTATCCCGGAGCCGAAAACACTGCATGGAAACGCAGGTTCGATGAGATTCAATGTAATTGA